One part of the Humulus lupulus chromosome 9, drHumLupu1.1, whole genome shotgun sequence genome encodes these proteins:
- the LOC133800357 gene encoding uncharacterized protein LOC133800357 yields MNQRRIISTFFILIFILKERVSFIKWQLGFEGVFVVDAHGHSGGLIMFWRKAEEGRLLSYSFNHIDIALKLENHPEFRLTGFYGEPQRNLRHNTWRKIKQLAGDSELPWCLIGDLNNVLYQWEKRGGRAYPCSLINGFQETLNDCGLSDMEMMGHPFTWERGRGTPNWIEVRLDRALISHAWRSLFFAAKLVNLETSVSDHSPIWLDLAYQVRHPVIRRFRFENAWAREPMCRQIVSDQWRALSADSFQEKIKCCSTALAEWGKDITGKFKERISQCNRLLKQLKGQRDEESIRRYQEIHSCLFEVLTQKEIFWRQRSKQLWLQAGDQNTKFFHACASTRKRINQISSLKDDHGTWVDWEHGLGEVIVDYFRSIFAASTTSWERVTECVPESITEEINMELLLPVDDSEVKAALFQMHPDKSPGPDGFNPGFYQKFWDIVGPDVVRLVQHFFMFAEFPDHLNQTHIVLIPKKSKPESMSDLRPIALCNVIYKIASKVMANRLKKVLHNIISETQSAFIPGRLITDNIMVSFEVMHYLKRKSTGKDGFMALKLDMSKAYDRVEWGFLHAMLKKMGFSDHWIKIVMRCVSSVSYKIISGCHELGPIIPSRGLRQGDPLSPYLFIICAEGFSALITDYVRRGKVQACKVARGAPKVSHMFFADDSYLYCKATESAANNVMELLGYFQLASGQQVNLSKSSVFFSTNTRADVRNKICDMLKVSEAGESCTYLGLPNILGRNKNSILGFLKEKMRKKIQSWEGKFLSKAGNGTTYVQLLVEVFLKKQPSIFESKEIVSAGARRRIGNGSQTIITRDPWLPCVVNPRISTTHPALAEEKVEALMITGRVAWDDDLVRDLFNQRDANLILGIPLHSSRQVDAWFWAFESSGRHTVKSAYRYLQQIKDDGSRIDRSSFWNNLWKLRVPPKVKDLLWRASSNCLPTKVHLRLKHVDIDPTCPVCQVSRESINHCLVECPFARASWARTGIGVCTNVEGTFSAWLESLFYTLDDEQRKIVAMTCWALWRVRNDCVWNGKVARVATVTNLAKNTLYQWTKAQDKFEVPTVAFLIEEDGAAIWSRPAAGTIKINVDAALFSESSSYGFACVARNDQGHTLEAISCCRNGVVSPELVEAMGMREALSWIKKKAWDKVTIETDCLTVVQALRSSISMDSYFGSLITECKGLWNDVKNIKILFVKRSANSVAHVLARASCHIADCTFRGGDFPLAILDVILKDSC; encoded by the exons ATGAACCAAAGAAGAATCATCAGCACATTTTTCATTCTCATCTTCATACTTAAAGAAAGAGTGAGTTTTATTAAGTGGCAATTGGGATTTGAGGGTGTTTTTGTGGTAGATGCGCATGGTCATAGCGGAGGTTTAATTATGTTTTGGCGGAAAGCGGAAGAGGGTAGGCTTTTGAGCTATAGTTTCAACCATATTGATATTGCGTTGAAATTAGAAAATCATCCTGAATTTCGCTTAACTGGTTTTTATGGTGAACCGCAACGCAACTTACGCCACAATACTTGGAGGAAAATTAAACAGCTAGCAGGAGATTCAGAGTTGCCTTGGTGTCTTATTGGTGATCTCAATAATGTGCTATATCAATGGGAAAAAAGAGGTGGTCGCGCTTATCCCTGTAGTTTAATTAATGGCTTCCAGGAGACTCTTAACGATTGTGGGTTGAGCGATATGGAGATGATGGGCCATCCTTTTACTTGGGAAAGAGGGCGAGGTACGCCAAATTGGATTGAGGTGAGACTTGATCGTGCTCTCATCTCACATGCTTGGAGGTCATTATTTTTTGCAGCTAAACTGGTCAACCTTGAGACTTCTGTTTCTGATCATTCTCCCATTTGGTTGGATCTTGCTTACCAAGTGCGACATCCAGTCATAAGGAGGTTTCGATTTGAGAATGCTTGGGCTCGGGAGCCTATGTGCCGCCAAATTGTATCTGATCAATGGAGAGCGCTTAGTGCTGATTCTTTCCAGGAAAAAATAAAGTGTTGCAGTACTGCTCTCGCGGAATGGGGGAAGGACATTACAGGTAAATTTAAGGAGCGTATAAGTCAATGTAATCGTTTATTGAAGCAATTGAAAGGCCAGAGAGATGAGGAGTCTATTCGTCGGTACCAGGAGATTCACAGCTGTCTCTTCGAGGTACTCACACAGAAAGAGATATTTTGGCGCCAAAGATCGAAGCAGTTGTGGTTACAAGCTGGTGACCAAAACACAAAATTTTTCCATGCATGTGCAAGTACCAGGAAAAGAATTAACCAGATTTCTTCCCTCAAGGATGATCATGGCACATGGGTGGATTGGGAGCATGGTTTGGGCGAGGTAATTGTTGATTATTTCAGAAGCATCTTTGCAGCCTCTACTACCTCTTGGGAAAGAGTTACTGAGTGTGTCCCAGAGAGCATAACAGAGGAAATAAATATGGAGCTACTTCTACCAGTGGATGACAGCGAAGTAAAGGCAGCCCTGTTTCAAATGCACCCAGACAAATCGCCAGGACCAGATGGGTTCAATCCTGGGTTTTACCAGAAATTTTGGGACATTGTGGGTCCTGATGTGGTACGTTTGGTTCAACATTTTTTTATGTTTGCTGAGTTTCCTGATCACCTAAATCAAACCCATATTGTTCTTATCCCTAAGAAGTCTAAACCTGAGTCCATGAGTGACCTTAGGCCCATTGCTTTATGCAATGTGATTTATAAAATTGCTTCCAAAGTTATGGCCAACAGATTGAAAAAGGTACTCCATAACATTATTTCTGAGACCCAAAGTGCTTTTATTCCTGGTAGGCTCATAACAGATAACATTATGGTTTCTTTTGAGGTTATGCATTATCTCAAGAGGAAATCAACAGGAAAGGATGGATTCATGGCTCTCAAACTGGATATGAGTAAGGCATATGACAGGGTTGAATGGGGTTTTCTGCATGCAATGTTAAAAAAGATGGGTTTCAGCGACCATTGGATAAAGATTGTGATGCGGTGTGTGAGCTCTGTTTCCTATAAGATTATCTCGGGGTGCCATGAACTGGGTCCAATAATACCGAGCAGAGGATTGAGACAAGGTGATCCCTTATCCCCTTATCTCTTTATTATTTGTGCAGAAGGATTCTCAGCCTTAATCACAGACTATGTAAGGAGAGGCAAGGTACAGGCGTGTAAAGTGGCTAGGGGGGCTCCTAAGGTCTCTCATATGTTCTTCGCAGATGATAGTTATCTATATTGCAAAGCTACAGAGAGTGCAGCGAACAATGTGATGGAACTTCTTGGCTACTTTCAATTGGCCTCGGGGCAACAGGTGAATCTAAGTAAATCTTCGGTCTTCTTTAGTACCAATACAAGAGCTGATGTTAGAAATAAGATCTGTGATATGCTGAAGGTGAGTGAAGCAGGGGAGTCTTGTACATACTTGGGACTTCCGAATATTTTGGGCAGAAATAAGAACTCCATTCTTGGTTTTTTGAAGGAGAAGATGAGGAAAAAGATCCAAAGCTGGGAGGGGAAGTTCCTCTCGAAAGCGG GAAATGGAACAACTTATGTGCAGCTACTGGTGGAAGTCTTCCTCAAGAAACAACCAAG TATATTTGAGTCTAAGGAGATTGTGAGTGCCGGGGCAAGGAGAAGAATTGGTAATGGGTCTCAGACGATTATTACTCGTGATCCTTGGTTACCTTGCGTAGTGAATCCGAGAATTAGTACTACCCACCCAGCCTTAGCCGAGGAAAAGGTAGAAGCTCTGATGATCACTGGGAGAGTTGCCTGGGATGACGACTTGGTTCGTGATTTGTTCAATCAAAGGGATGCTAATCTCATTTTAGGCATTCCTTTACACTCTAGTCGTCAGGTAGATGCGTGGTTTTGGGCTTTTGAGTCCTCAGGTCGACATACTGTGAAGAGCGCATATCGATATTTGCAGCAGATCAAGGATGATGGGTCTCGGATCGACAGATCGAGTTTTTGGAACAATCTATGGAAGCTTCGGGTACCCCCAAAAGTTAAAGATTTGCTGTGGAGAGCATCTTCTAATTGTCTGCCCACTAAGGTTCATCTTCGTCTTAAACATGTGGATATCGACCCTACATGTCCGGTGTGCCAGGTTAGTAGGGAATCTATCAACCATTGCTTAGTGGAATGCCCCTTTGCGCGAGCCAGTTGGGCTCGTACAGGCATCGGTGTGTGCACTAATGTGGAAGGGACTTTCTCTGCTTGGTTGGAGTCTTTATTCTACACCTTGGATGATGAGCAGAGGAAAATTGTAGCTATGACATGTTGGGCCCTTTGGAGGGTGAGAAATGATTGTGTGTGGAACGGAAAAGTTGCTAGGGTGGCAACTGTGACAAATTTGGCTAAAAACACACTATATCAATGGACTAAAGCTCAAGATAAATTTGAGGTGCCAACTGTAGCATTTTTGATTGAGGAAGATGGAGCTGCTATTTGGAGTAGGCCAGCTGCTGGTACTATCAAGATTAATGTTGATGCAGCGCTGTTTTCTGAATCATCATCATATGGTTTTGCTTGTGTGGCTAGGAATGATCAGGGACATACCCTGGAAGCTATATCTTGTTGTCGGAACGGGGTGGTGTCTCCTGAATTAGTAGAAGCTATGGGGATGCGTGAGGCCTTAAGCTGGATAAAGAAGAAAGCTTGGGATAAGGTGACTATTGAGACTGATTGCCTCACGGTTGTTCAGGCCCTTCGTAGTTCAATTTCTATGGACTCTTATTTTGGGAGTCTAATTACTGAGTGTAAGGGTTTGTGGAATGATGTAAAGAATATAAAAATTTTATTTGTTAAGCGGTCTGCGAACAGTGTTGCTCATGTTCTTGCTAGAGCTTCCTGTCATATTGCTGACTGTACTTTTAGGGGAGGTGATTTCCCTCTTGCTATTCTTGATGTTATTTTGAAGGACAGTTGCTAA
- the LOC133801300 gene encoding protein NRT1/ PTR FAMILY 5.6-like encodes MDEQKRGFDQFEYEDENEKWVNDSSLDHKGQVPLRASTGSWKASFFIIAIEFSERLSYFGIASSLIIYLTKVMHEDLKTAAKSVNYWSGVTTLMPLFGGFIADSYLGRFSTVFASTIIYILGLILLTMSWFAPSLKACKHGETCQEPRKIHEVIFFVAIYLISIGTGGHKPALESFGADQFDEENPKERKQKMSFFNWWNFGLCSGLLIGVTVIVYLQDHVSWGVADIVLTVVMAISLAIFIIGRPAYRYRRPTGSPLTPMLQVLVAAIRKRTLPYPVNPAFQLYEAPKLDKSQGRLLCHTKNLKFLDKAAIVEDISNSAEKEDPWRLATVTKVEEMKLVLNMIPIWVSTLPFGICIAQSSTFFIKQGVTMDRKINGFEIPPASIYALAAVGMIISVTLYEKVLVPVMRKITGNERGINILQRIGIGMFFSIVTMVVSALVEKKRLDNVRQNAETNIFVPMSVFWLAPQFVIVGFGDGFALVGLQEYFYDQVPDSMRSLGIAFYLSVIGAANFLSSILITIVDHITERSGESWFGKDLNSSRLDKFYGLLAVVVAVNLCFYMLLARRYSYKNVQKVAVADCYNDHDHPSSMA; translated from the exons atggaTGAGCAAAAAAGAGGTTTCGATCAATTTGAGTATGAAGATGAGAATGAGAAATGGGTTAATGATTCTTCTTTGGATCATAAAGGACAAGTTCCTCTTCGAGCTTCCACTGGTTCATGGAAAGCCTCCTTTTTTATTATCG CAATTGAGTTCAGTGAGAGACTGAGTTATTTTGGGATAGCAAGTAGCTTGATCATATACTTAACCAAAGTAATGCATGAAGACCTAAAGACAGCAGCAAAGAGTGTCAACTATTGGTCTGGTGTTACCACATTGATGCCTTTGTTTGGAGGATTCATTGCTGACTCTTATTTGGGTCGATTCTCTACTGTCTTTGCCTCCACCATCATctacattttg GGTTTAATACTGCTGACCATGTCATGGTTCGCACCTAGCCTAAAGGCTTGTAAACATGGTGAAACATGCCAAGAGCCTAGGAAAATCCATGAAGTAATATTCTTCGTGGCCATATACCTCATATCCATTGGAACTGGAGGCCATAAACCAGCTCTGGAGAGCTTTGGAGCTGACCAATTTGATGAGGAAAATCCCAAAGAGAGAAAGCAAAAGATGTCATTTTTCAATTGGTGGAACTTTGGTCTTTGCTCTGGACTCCTCATTGGTGTGACTGTGATTGTGTATTTGCAAGACCATGTGAGTTGGGGTGTGGCTGACATTGTACTAACTGTAGTTATGGCAATTTCTTTGGCCATATTCATCATCGGAAGGCCGGCATACCGCTACCGGAGACCCACCGGGAGCCCTCTAACACCAATGTTGCAAGTTCTTGTGGCTGCCATTCGAAAGAGGACTCTTCCCTACCCTGTCAACCCTGCTTTTCAATTGTATGAAGCTCCCAAGTTAGACAAGTCACAGGGCAGGCTTTTGTGTCACACCAAAAACCTCAA ATTTTTGGACAAAGCGGCCATAGTAGAAGACATAAGCAACTCGGCCGAGAAAGAAGATCCATGGCGATTGGCGACTGTGACTAAGGTAGAGGAGATGAAGCTGGTTCTCAACATGATCCCCATTTGGGTATCTACCTTACCGTTTGGTATATGCATTGCTCAATCTTCTACCTTCTTCATCAAGCAAGGTGTCACCATGGATAGAAAGATCAATGGCTTCGAGATCCCTCCGGCGTCGATTTACGCCCTCGCCGCCGTCGGAATGATAATCTCCGTCACCCTCTACGAGAAGGTTCTAGTCCCAGTTATGAGGAAGATTACCGGAAACGAGCGAGGTATCAACATCCTCCAAAGGATTGGAATCGGAATGTTCTTTTCGATAGTCACAATGGTGGTTTCAGCTCTGGTCGAGAAAAAACGTCTGGATAATGTTCGACAAAATGCCGAAACGAACATTTTTGTTCCCATGAGTGTCTTTTGGTTGGCGCCGCAGTTTGTGATCGTTGGATTCGGAGATGGGTTCGCTCTGGTGGGCTTGCAGGAGTACTTTTATGACCAAGTTCCCGATTCGATGCGAAGCTTGGGGATAGCATTTTACCTGAGCGTGATCGGCGCGGCGAATTTCCTCAGCAGCATTCTGATAACGATCGTCGACCACATCACGGAGAGGAGTGGGGAGAGTTGGTTTGGAAAGGACCTGAACAGCAGCCGGTTGGACAAATTCTATGGGCTTTTGGCCGTCGTTGTGGCGGTGAACTTGTGCTTCTACATGCTCTTGGCTCGGCGTTACTCTTACAAAAATGTTCAAAAGGTGGCCGTGGCCGATTGCTATAATGACCACGATCATCCAAGCTCCATGGCCTGA